The following proteins come from a genomic window of Thiothrix winogradskyi:
- the secF gene encoding protein translocase subunit SecF, which translates to MIEFFSLKKVIPFMRYGKTTTAISLGTFLFSVFSLFFYGLNLGVDFTGGTVMEVRYAQAAPIDTIREAIKATGYHEVAVQNFGSTQDVLIRLPLKEGVSSAQVSEQIMGVLKTSTPDVTLSKVDFVGGQVGQELYENGGLALILVAAGIIIYLAFRFEWRFAVSATVANMHDVVIILGLFAFFQWQFDLTVLAGILAILGYSVNESVVVFDRIRENIRTMRDETISNIIDSAITSTMSRTIITHLSTQIMVFAMLWFGGEALHNFALALTIGIMFGIYSSVLVASPLLLMLGLKREHMIPKEDEKMEGMNADGSIV; encoded by the coding sequence ATGATTGAGTTTTTTTCACTTAAAAAAGTCATTCCGTTTATGCGGTATGGCAAAACCACGACGGCTATCTCGCTGGGAACGTTCTTGTTCTCGGTATTCTCGCTGTTTTTCTACGGTCTGAATCTGGGGGTTGACTTCACCGGCGGTACGGTGATGGAGGTGCGCTACGCGCAGGCTGCGCCTATCGACACCATTCGTGAAGCCATCAAAGCCACTGGCTATCATGAGGTAGCGGTGCAAAACTTTGGTTCGACCCAGGATGTATTGATCCGTTTGCCATTGAAAGAAGGCGTTTCCAGCGCTCAAGTCAGTGAGCAAATCATGGGGGTGCTGAAAACCAGCACACCGGATGTCACCCTTAGCAAAGTCGATTTCGTCGGCGGGCAAGTTGGGCAGGAGTTGTATGAAAACGGTGGTTTAGCCCTGATTTTAGTAGCGGCAGGCATCATTATTTACCTCGCATTTCGCTTTGAATGGCGTTTTGCGGTTTCCGCCACCGTTGCCAATATGCATGACGTGGTAATCATCCTTGGGTTATTTGCGTTCTTCCAATGGCAGTTTGACTTGACCGTATTGGCGGGTATTTTGGCAATACTGGGCTATTCCGTGAACGAATCGGTAGTGGTATTTGACCGGATTCGGGAAAATATCCGCACCATGCGTGATGAAACCATCTCGAACATTATCGACAGTGCGATTACCAGCACCATGTCGCGTACCATTATTACCCACTTGTCGACCCAAATCATGGTGTTTGCGATGTTGTGGTTTGGTGGCGAAGCCCTGCATAACTTCGCACTGGCACTGACTATCGGGATTATGTTTGGGATTTACTCATCAGTATTGGTAGCTTCGCCCTTACTGCTGATGTTAGGTCTTAAACGGGAACACATGATTCCCAAAGAGGACGAGAAAATGGAAGGGATGAATGCCGATGGTTCAATCGTCTAA
- a CDS encoding DUF7379 domain-containing protein: protein MESIKISGKLTGQDFPLKTHGDFADILTITCQQEVSLEALRSGGNSVALNNLDADTLVELEFEGGFKRWVRAGELRAQAREETSRSTGNEFMLTPASFDVSNQRGVVGLVLKFLRVLNVDPVSDMSDALSEVLIDKLETRKIPQPGVYRCHNTDQLTLELVTQAGDIDTSKPVLLFLHGTFSSTDGSFGELWESRQGYNATAWLQRLFAPYGQQVFTLEHHTLTVSPVHNALQVLRLLPPHTRLHLISHSRGGLVGELLCQGVLQRKTRDSADKFLESEEIFSKAELQPFAHQARQHDLQGLQEIATLLSEKHIKVERFARVACPGRGTVLASERLEDNLSVIFNVLSFIPSPRLQMIAEFVRMVLMATARKRTDPQELPGLEAMMPASPLVRLLNRPDVQLDSDITVISGEMRASTILGHFKEWVTQRFFGEENDFVVNTAGMYGGVRRLRGMRFYLDQGDDSSHFNYFRKGEVRDRLLSALQHPDTDLRLRPLLTDTPVARPAARSGRHAQKAKRSTVYFLPGFMGSTLQINGTPIWLDMSALSWGDFSRLQIDSAGVQADGVLEAPYRPLLTMLAASHTLVEFAYDWRRSFAEAGRRLADALEQELDQAKASNSKLVVRLLAHSGGGLVALALMSEAPKLWQRLREEADCRVVMLGTPLQGTYAAVQLLLGQHRLLSLLNLLDGQVDEREAKALAQQFARYPGVLELLPAAYLHEARWQTLLGDAFHNWPARHLLADARRVREQLRAVELDTQRLLYLYGKSSLTPDDVAEYQGGWRFHASGAGDGVSLWAELPAKLPTWYLPVEHGRMASHSEHFQTLQYLLDDGVSRQLATQPPAIGKATGEWLPTIRRELFPDEQELLAAALGYHTRMTQEEVRPPVEVRVVHGNLEQVAYPVVVGHYAGDTILSAEALLDKRLQGRLGELHRMGLYPGELGTSHVFLNPGKKPGGAVIVGLGEVGKLTAGELTASFTRAMMAYSLKIREALEQTLSSNSQAETETVPVHVATLLIGTVGGGSVTLADSITAILRAIARANQALDKSERGLRLRLQVVEFIELYEDRAVEAARLVQDFVLSPEFCNDFNVKSLMQCLPGKRRRVMYNDPPGWWRRIQVEANAEGLKYTALTDKARAELVLQATQRKLVDQFIDKAITSSADDPDTGKILFELLLPAAMKEQAPNAENLVMVLDSAASAYPWELLYNRFDHESQPLAVRFGLVRQLQVGQYRQHVINPLERSALVIGDPPVNGEFVRLPAARQEAETVANLLESSGFSSVTREIGTDSQAILKALHTGDYRVLHLAGHGVYRYRSNPDSDVEVSGMVLGDGIFLTPVEIGQMRKVPELAFINCCHLAQMDFMSAEIQTAVSSDRSKLAASLAQELIRMGVRAVIAAGWAINDSAAQVFAEQCYQALLQGHTFGMATLLARRETWQQYPQSNTWGAYQCYGDPDYKLLSRQPDSHIDDKTLDSWRFVAEVEVVAELQNLIHAADTAQAGDIEWLQERLPQLHRAIPAEWLSHADILYALGRAYGKLDMFIPALEAYQAALDSPQADYPVILLEDKVSLQTSLALAWVQGRVAPPESRLAVSPTALMADSFKTLQLLDGLGNSLQRFEEVGKFWKRGALMVTGVKRANALREMELAYQRAHEFALQETNTVAGYPLINWLTCKVVRYLRGHVQQLDREELKHWLEQARQCVTSGNRGAASFCSGITQAEYSLLHYLVSARLHETTQVQKVVADYVQAVWRGAAPRQLRFVREHLDFLRTMLGEFQDAKPPLRPVVMALLEIEEKLVI, encoded by the coding sequence ATGGAATCCATCAAGATCAGTGGCAAGTTAACCGGGCAAGACTTTCCACTCAAAACACATGGCGATTTTGCCGATATTCTGACCATTACCTGCCAGCAAGAAGTGTCGCTGGAAGCTTTGCGCAGTGGCGGTAACAGTGTCGCACTCAATAACCTTGACGCTGACACCTTAGTCGAACTCGAATTTGAAGGCGGGTTCAAACGCTGGGTGCGGGCGGGTGAATTACGGGCGCAAGCCCGCGAGGAAACCAGCCGCTCGACCGGCAATGAATTCATGCTGACGCCCGCCAGTTTTGACGTGAGTAACCAGCGCGGTGTGGTCGGGTTGGTATTGAAATTTCTGCGGGTACTGAACGTCGATCCAGTCAGCGATATGAGCGATGCTTTATCTGAGGTGTTAATCGACAAGCTGGAAACTCGCAAAATTCCGCAACCGGGTGTGTATCGCTGCCATAACACCGATCAATTGACGCTGGAATTGGTCACGCAAGCCGGAGACATTGATACTAGCAAGCCGGTATTGCTGTTTTTGCACGGCACATTTTCCAGCACCGATGGCAGTTTCGGCGAATTGTGGGAATCACGCCAAGGCTACAACGCCACCGCTTGGTTACAACGTTTGTTCGCGCCGTATGGTCAGCAAGTGTTCACGCTGGAACACCACACCCTCACCGTCAGCCCGGTGCACAATGCGTTGCAAGTGTTGCGCTTATTGCCACCGCACACGCGCTTGCACTTGATTAGCCATTCACGCGGTGGCTTGGTGGGGGAATTGCTGTGTCAAGGCGTGTTGCAGCGTAAAACTCGTGATTCCGCTGATAAATTTCTGGAAAGCGAAGAAATTTTCTCCAAGGCAGAACTCCAGCCATTCGCGCATCAGGCGCGACAGCATGATCTGCAAGGCTTGCAGGAAATTGCCACTTTGCTGAGTGAAAAACACATTAAGGTGGAGCGCTTTGCACGGGTCGCGTGTCCGGGGCGTGGCACGGTGTTAGCGTCGGAACGGCTTGAAGACAATCTGTCAGTGATCTTCAATGTATTGAGCTTTATTCCTTCCCCGCGTTTGCAGATGATAGCGGAATTTGTGCGCATGGTGTTGATGGCAACAGCCCGCAAACGTACCGACCCGCAAGAACTGCCGGGCTTGGAAGCGATGATGCCCGCCTCCCCCTTAGTGCGCTTGCTGAATCGCCCGGATGTGCAACTCGATTCTGACATCACCGTGATTTCGGGGGAAATGCGGGCGTCGACTATCCTAGGGCATTTTAAGGAATGGGTGACGCAACGCTTTTTCGGCGAAGAAAATGATTTCGTGGTGAATACTGCCGGAATGTACGGTGGGGTGCGGCGCTTGCGGGGGATGCGCTTTTATCTGGATCAGGGCGATGACAGTAGCCACTTCAATTATTTTCGTAAAGGTGAAGTGCGCGACCGTTTGCTCAGTGCCTTGCAACACCCGGATACCGATTTGCGCTTGCGTCCGCTGCTGACCGATACCCCGGTGGCGCGTCCGGCGGCGCGGTCTGGTCGTCATGCGCAAAAAGCCAAGCGCAGCACCGTGTATTTTCTGCCCGGTTTCATGGGGTCTACGCTGCAAATCAACGGTACACCCATCTGGCTGGATATGTCGGCATTGAGTTGGGGGGATTTTTCGCGCCTGCAAATTGACAGTGCTGGGGTGCAAGCCGACGGCGTGTTGGAAGCGCCGTATCGCCCGCTGCTCACGATGTTAGCGGCTAGTCATACGCTGGTGGAATTTGCCTACGACTGGCGGCGTTCGTTTGCGGAAGCGGGGCGGCGGCTGGCGGATGCACTGGAACAGGAGCTGGATCAAGCCAAAGCCAGCAATAGCAAACTGGTCGTGCGCTTGCTGGCGCATTCCGGCGGGGGCTTGGTGGCGCTGGCGTTGATGAGCGAAGCGCCCAAACTGTGGCAACGCTTGCGCGAAGAGGCGGATTGCCGTGTGGTGATGCTGGGTACGCCCTTGCAGGGGACGTATGCGGCGGTGCAATTATTGCTGGGGCAACACCGCTTGCTGAGCCTGTTGAATCTGCTCGATGGGCAAGTGGATGAGCGCGAAGCCAAGGCTTTGGCACAGCAGTTTGCGCGTTACCCCGGCGTGCTGGAATTGTTGCCTGCGGCGTATTTGCACGAAGCACGTTGGCAAACCTTGCTGGGGGATGCGTTTCACAACTGGCCTGCCCGCCATTTGCTGGCGGATGCGCGGCGGGTGCGTGAACAGTTACGTGCGGTGGAACTGGATACGCAACGCCTGCTGTATCTGTACGGTAAATCCAGCCTGACGCCGGATGATGTGGCGGAATACCAAGGTGGCTGGCGTTTTCATGCCAGTGGTGCGGGGGATGGGGTGAGCTTGTGGGCGGAATTGCCCGCGAAATTGCCAACCTGGTATTTGCCGGTCGAACACGGGCGCATGGCCAGCCACAGCGAGCATTTTCAGACCTTGCAATATTTGCTGGACGATGGGGTGTCGCGGCAATTGGCAACCCAGCCACCTGCCATTGGCAAGGCAACGGGGGAGTGGTTGCCGACGATTCGCCGCGAATTGTTTCCCGATGAACAGGAATTGCTGGCGGCTGCTTTGGGCTACCATACGCGCATGACGCAGGAAGAAGTGCGCCCGCCGGTGGAAGTGCGCGTGGTGCATGGCAATCTGGAACAGGTGGCGTATCCGGTGGTGGTCGGGCATTACGCGGGGGATACTATCCTCAGTGCTGAAGCGTTGCTGGATAAGCGTTTGCAGGGGCGGTTGGGGGAACTGCATCGCATGGGCTTGTATCCGGGCGAATTGGGTACGTCACACGTGTTCCTGAATCCGGGGAAAAAACCGGGGGGCGCGGTAATTGTGGGCTTGGGTGAAGTCGGCAAGCTGACCGCTGGGGAGTTAACCGCCAGTTTCACCCGTGCGATGATGGCTTATTCCCTGAAAATCCGCGAAGCTTTGGAGCAAACCCTGTCGAGTAATTCGCAGGCAGAAACGGAAACCGTGCCGGTGCATGTGGCGACCTTGCTGATCGGAACGGTGGGCGGCGGCAGTGTGACTTTGGCGGATTCGATTACGGCGATTTTGCGGGCGATTGCGCGTGCCAATCAGGCGTTGGATAAGAGCGAACGCGGCTTGCGTCTGCGCTTACAAGTAGTGGAATTCATCGAATTGTACGAAGACCGGGCAGTGGAAGCGGCGCGTTTGGTGCAAGATTTCGTATTGTCGCCGGAATTCTGTAACGATTTCAATGTTAAGAGCCTGATGCAATGCTTGCCGGGGAAACGGCGGCGGGTGATGTATAACGATCCGCCCGGTTGGTGGCGGCGGATTCAAGTGGAAGCGAATGCCGAGGGCTTGAAATATACCGCGCTGACCGATAAGGCGCGTGCCGAGTTGGTATTGCAAGCCACGCAGCGCAAGTTGGTGGATCAGTTTATCGACAAGGCGATTACTTCCAGCGCGGATGACCCGGATACCGGTAAGATTTTGTTTGAGTTATTGCTGCCCGCTGCAATGAAAGAGCAAGCGCCGAATGCTGAAAATTTGGTGATGGTGTTGGATAGTGCCGCGTCTGCCTACCCGTGGGAATTGCTGTACAACCGGTTTGACCACGAATCCCAGCCGCTGGCGGTGCGGTTCGGGTTGGTACGTCAGCTACAAGTGGGGCAATACCGCCAGCACGTGATCAACCCTTTGGAACGTTCGGCATTGGTGATTGGCGATCCGCCGGTGAATGGCGAATTTGTGCGCCTGCCTGCTGCCCGGCAGGAGGCTGAAACCGTGGCAAACCTGCTGGAATCCAGTGGTTTCAGCAGCGTGACCCGCGAAATTGGCACGGATTCGCAAGCCATTTTAAAAGCCCTGCACACCGGCGATTATCGGGTGCTGCACCTGGCAGGGCATGGGGTGTACCGCTACCGCTCTAACCCTGACAGCGATGTTGAAGTCAGTGGCATGGTGTTGGGCGATGGCATTTTCCTCACGCCGGTCGAAATCGGGCAGATGCGCAAAGTACCAGAATTGGCGTTCATCAATTGCTGTCATCTCGCGCAAATGGACTTCATGAGTGCCGAGATACAAACCGCTGTGAGCAGCGACCGCAGCAAGTTGGCGGCGAGTTTGGCGCAGGAATTAATTCGCATGGGGGTGCGGGCGGTCATTGCGGCAGGCTGGGCGATTAATGACAGTGCGGCGCAAGTGTTTGCCGAGCAGTGTTACCAAGCACTCTTGCAAGGGCATACGTTTGGCATGGCGACCTTGTTGGCACGGCGCGAAACTTGGCAGCAATACCCGCAAAGCAATACGTGGGGCGCTTATCAGTGTTACGGCGACCCGGATTACAAATTGTTGAGCCGCCAGCCTGATAGCCATATTGATGACAAGACGCTGGATAGCTGGCGCTTCGTGGCAGAAGTCGAAGTGGTGGCGGAGTTGCAAAACCTGATTCATGCCGCCGACACCGCACAAGCGGGGGACATTGAATGGTTGCAGGAACGCTTGCCGCAATTGCACCGGGCGATTCCGGCAGAATGGTTGTCGCACGCGGATATTTTGTATGCCCTAGGCAGGGCTTACGGCAAGTTGGATATGTTTATTCCGGCACTGGAGGCGTATCAGGCAGCACTGGATTCGCCGCAAGCCGATTACCCGGTGATCTTGCTGGAAGACAAAGTGAGTTTGCAAACCTCGCTGGCATTGGCATGGGTGCAGGGCAGGGTAGCACCACCGGAATCGCGGCTGGCGGTATCCCCCACGGCATTGATGGCGGACAGTTTCAAAACCCTCCAGTTGCTGGATGGCTTGGGCAATAGCCTGCAACGTTTTGAAGAGGTGGGTAAATTCTGGAAACGTGGCGCATTAATGGTAACGGGCGTCAAACGTGCGAATGCCTTGCGTGAGATGGAGTTAGCCTATCAGCGGGCGCATGAGTTTGCCTTGCAGGAAACCAACACGGTGGCGGGGTATCCGCTGATCAATTGGCTGACGTGCAAAGTGGTACGTTATTTGCGCGGTCATGTGCAACAGTTGGATCGGGAGGAACTCAAGCACTGGCTGGAGCAAGCGCGGCAATGTGTCACGTCAGGCAATCGTGGGGCAGCGTCGTTTTGTTCGGGGATTACGCAAGCCGAATACAGCCTGCTGCATTATTTGGTCAGCGCCCGTTTGCACGAAACCACTCAGGTGCAAAAAGTGGTGGCGGATTATGTGCAAGCCGTGTGGCGCGGGGCAGCACCTCGGCAATTACGGTTTGTGCGTGAACATCTGGATTTCTTGCGCACCATGTTGGGTGAGTTTCAGGATGCTAAGCCGCCATTGCGCCCAGTAGTGATGGCGTTATTGGAGATCGAGGAAAAACTGGTCATTTAA
- a CDS encoding ATP-binding protein has protein sequence MITILQEILLDFQDLELFSGIPRRLDVTPVQGKATVCIGVRRSGKSTFMSQLIQKLLDSGVSRQNILYLNFFDDRLHGLQQSGLGVILDAYYALYPAKKNSEKVYCFFDEIQAIEGWEPFVDRLMRTENCEVYITGSSARMLSKEIATQMRGRALSWEVFPFSFREYLDYLRVDAGDGLLSTKQRLFVQNAFEQYWAAGGFPEVAGLERRLRIKIHQEYFHAVLFRDLVERHNISHPKAVTDLAHWLIDNTASLYSLNKLTGYLKSLGHKAPQSAVADYLEWFEDAYFLFTVRLFDASLSRANANPKKIYCIDHAMVTSVASGILVNAGHLLENLVFITLRRLTPAIFYYKTKGGREVDFIAQWQDHPRLLVQVCESLASPTTRKREIAALEEAMVELNLPRGIIVTRHEEERIVLDAGIIDVIPAWRFLLYNPPFCTKQ, from the coding sequence ATGATTACAATCCTTCAAGAAATACTCTTAGACTTTCAAGATCTTGAGTTGTTCTCCGGCATACCGCGCCGTTTGGATGTCACACCCGTTCAAGGCAAGGCTACGGTCTGCATCGGCGTGCGTCGCAGCGGCAAATCAACCTTCATGTCGCAACTGATACAAAAGCTGCTAGATAGCGGTGTCTCGCGCCAAAATATCCTCTACCTGAACTTTTTCGATGACCGTCTGCACGGACTTCAGCAAAGCGGCTTGGGCGTGATTTTGGATGCGTATTACGCGCTCTATCCTGCCAAGAAAAACAGCGAAAAGGTGTACTGTTTTTTCGACGAAATTCAGGCGATTGAAGGCTGGGAACCGTTTGTGGATCGGCTGATGCGTACCGAAAACTGTGAGGTGTACATCACGGGTTCGTCAGCGCGAATGCTTTCCAAGGAAATCGCTACCCAAATGCGTGGCAGGGCGTTGTCATGGGAGGTATTCCCGTTTTCCTTCCGCGAATATCTGGATTATCTGAGGGTGGATGCGGGCGATGGGCTGCTTTCCACCAAACAGCGCTTGTTCGTACAAAATGCTTTCGAACAATATTGGGCAGCGGGTGGTTTCCCCGAAGTCGCGGGTTTGGAGCGGCGCTTGCGGATCAAGATTCATCAGGAATATTTCCATGCGGTGCTGTTCCGTGATCTGGTGGAACGCCATAATATTTCTCACCCCAAAGCGGTGACGGATTTGGCGCATTGGCTGATCGACAATACCGCCTCCCTGTATTCCTTGAACAAGCTAACAGGGTATTTGAAATCCTTAGGGCATAAAGCCCCTCAGTCAGCAGTGGCTGATTACTTGGAATGGTTTGAAGATGCTTATTTTCTGTTTACCGTGCGCCTGTTTGATGCTTCGCTGAGCCGGGCGAACGCTAACCCGAAAAAGATTTATTGTATCGACCATGCCATGGTCACGTCGGTCGCATCGGGGATTTTGGTTAATGCGGGGCATTTGCTCGAAAATCTGGTGTTCATCACTCTGCGCCGCCTGACCCCCGCTATTTTCTACTACAAAACCAAAGGCGGGCGCGAAGTGGATTTCATTGCCCAGTGGCAAGACCATCCTCGGCTATTGGTGCAAGTGTGTGAATCACTGGCAAGCCCGACCACCCGCAAGCGTGAAATCGCGGCACTGGAAGAGGCAATGGTGGAATTGAATTTGCCCAGGGGTATTATCGTGACGCGCCATGAAGAGGAACGCATCGTGCTTGACGCTGGCATTATCGACGTCATCCCCGCATGGCGTTTCCTATTGTATAACCCCCCGTTTTGTACTAAACAATAG
- a CDS encoding Uma2 family endonuclease codes for MEALKLKTVDDLLAASVERIELMNGELIKRPMARSEHALVQSGLSDETLPFKRKSSSGGWWIMTEISVRYTENHCPTHDLAGWRKERVPARPTGIMETLPDWVCEITSPGHERKDLFTNFMALQRYQVPFYWVISPEDRTLIAYQLVGEHYHVVFSVECATAEQVKAARIPPFEESGIDLGYVFFGNHE; via the coding sequence GTGGAAGCCCTAAAACTCAAAACCGTCGATGACTTGCTTGCTGCCAGTGTAGAACGCATCGAATTGATGAACGGGGAGCTGATTAAACGCCCAATGGCACGCTCGGAACATGCGCTGGTGCAATCGGGTTTGTCAGATGAAACCCTTCCCTTCAAACGCAAAAGTAGCAGCGGCGGCTGGTGGATCATGACTGAAATCAGTGTTCGCTATACTGAAAATCATTGCCCTACACACGATTTGGCGGGGTGGCGTAAAGAGCGCGTCCCAGCCCGTCCAACCGGTATCATGGAAACCTTGCCCGATTGGGTGTGCGAAATCACTTCACCGGGGCATGAGCGCAAAGACCTGTTCACCAACTTCATGGCACTGCAACGCTACCAAGTACCGTTTTACTGGGTCATCTCGCCGGAAGACCGCACCCTGATCGCTTATCAATTGGTGGGGGAACATTACCATGTGGTGTTTTCGGTGGAATGTGCCACGGCAGAACAGGTTAAGGCAGCGCGGATACCGCCGTTTGAGGAAAGTGGAATTGACTTGGGGTATGTGTTCTTTGGAAACCATGAATAA
- a CDS encoding septal ring lytic transglycosylase RlpA family protein — MNKSSILPLLACCFLVACQTLGTGTGMAGKASYYAQQYHGRPTASGEPYNMYAMTAAHPSLPFGTLLRVTNLQNGRSVVVRVNDRGPYKAGRVVDVSLAAAEQLGLILPGTAEVRLEVVR; from the coding sequence ATGAATAAATCCAGTATTTTGCCGTTACTGGCCTGCTGCTTTCTGGTCGCTTGCCAGACGCTTGGCACGGGAACGGGGATGGCAGGCAAGGCTTCGTACTATGCGCAGCAATACCACGGTCGCCCGACTGCCAGCGGTGAACCGTACAATATGTATGCGATGACTGCCGCTCACCCCAGCTTGCCTTTCGGCACGTTGCTGCGTGTGACTAACTTGCAAAACGGACGTTCTGTTGTTGTGCGGGTGAATGATCGAGGGCCTTACAAAGCGGGGCGGGTTGTTGATGTGTCGTTGGCGGCGGCGGAACAGCTTGGGCTGATACTGCCGGGTACGGCGGAGGTGCGCTTGGAAGTGGTGCGATAA
- a CDS encoding type II toxin-antitoxin system ParD family antitoxin has product MATLNISLPDQLRDWISTQITSGRYSSASDYLRDLIRNDQRVLMQDSQWLANHLQARMATPDEAFVEINAADVKARVRKQLDNPA; this is encoded by the coding sequence ATGGCAACCTTGAATATTTCTCTTCCTGACCAGTTGCGTGACTGGATAAGCACACAAATCACCTCCGGGCGTTATTCCAGCGCCAGCGATTACCTACGGGATTTAATCCGCAATGACCAGCGTGTGCTAATGCAGGATTCGCAATGGCTTGCCAACCATTTACAGGCTCGGATGGCAACACCGGATGAGGCGTTTGTGGAAATCAACGCTGCGGATGTGAAAGCGCGGGTACGCAAGCAACTGGACAACCCGGCATGA
- a CDS encoding type II toxin-antitoxin system RelE/ParE family toxin, translating to MTLLYTFHPLADAKQDEIWHYTYQQWGMQQADKYIDGLHAILQTVAENIKHPKVRALPPEVVTGVFFAHYGKHYVW from the coding sequence ATGACGTTGCTGTATACCTTTCACCCGCTGGCAGATGCCAAACAGGATGAGATCTGGCACTACACCTACCAGCAATGGGGAATGCAGCAGGCGGACAAGTACATTGATGGTCTGCACGCAATCTTGCAAACCGTTGCCGAGAACATCAAACATCCCAAGGTTCGGGCATTACCGCCAGAAGTGGTTACGGGTGTCTTTTTCGCGCATTACGGCAAGCATTACGTGTGGTGA
- a CDS encoding type II toxin-antitoxin system VapB family antitoxin, whose translation MRTNIVIDETLMRDVLQATGLQTKREAVERGLQLLLRLARQARIREFRGKLHWEGNLDEMRVDKP comes from the coding sequence ATGCGAACCAATATCGTCATTGATGAAACGCTGATGCGTGATGTCCTCCAAGCAACGGGGCTGCAAACCAAGCGTGAAGCCGTGGAACGCGGTCTGCAACTGCTGTTACGCCTTGCGCGGCAAGCTCGTATCCGTGAATTTCGCGGAAAACTGCACTGGGAAGGCAACTTGGATGAAATGCGCGTGGATAAGCCATGA
- the vapC gene encoding type II toxin-antitoxin system VapC family toxin: MIFVDSSVWIDYFNGKSTPQSDWLDYLLGTQPIATGELVLTEVLQGFKQDKEYAQAKELLLTLDYFTMLDQSIALKSADNFRALRKRGITVRKTIDVLIATFCIEKNLPLLQSDGDFTPFHEHFSLRNALPGH; encoded by the coding sequence ATGATCTTTGTCGATTCCAGCGTATGGATTGATTATTTCAACGGAAAATCAACCCCGCAAAGTGACTGGCTCGACTACTTGCTCGGCACACAACCCATTGCAACTGGAGAACTTGTCTTAACCGAAGTGTTGCAAGGTTTCAAACAAGACAAAGAGTACGCCCAAGCCAAAGAACTGCTGTTGACACTGGATTATTTCACCATGCTCGACCAGTCCATCGCCCTAAAAAGTGCCGACAACTTTCGGGCTTTGCGCAAGCGCGGTATTACCGTGCGTAAAACCATTGATGTGCTAATCGCCACCTTCTGCATCGAGAAAAACCTGCCACTGCTACAATCTGATGGTGATTTCACCCCGTTTCACGAACACTTTTCGTTAAGAAATGCCCTACCGGGTCACTAA